From Amycolatopsis sp. WQ 127309:
GCTGCAGCAGGTCACGACCACGACGAACATGGAAGCCTGCACGGAAGCCGCGACCCGCCCCTGCTAACCGCCCGCGATGTCGCGGGCCAGCTGCCGCGCCTCGGGCAGGGTGAACTCCCCGGAGATCTGCGTTTCGCCGCCGGTGATGGCGGACTGGACGGCCGGCGCGGTGAGCACGCGGCTCCGCAGCACCATCGCCACCTGCTTGCCGACGTTGCCGCCTGTCCACTCCGCCCAGGTCCGGGTGCCGGCCGCGGTGAACCTGATCTCGATGACCGGGTGGCCTGACTGCGGGTCGAGGCGGGCGGCCACCCAGCCGACGTCGGCGCCGCTCAGGAACGCCGGGCCGAGCACGTACTTCGTGCCCTTCGCGCGGTCGCAGCTGACCAGCGGCCGCGCCGGGTCGTCCCGGCCCGCCAACGGATCCGGGCTGCCCTGAGGACAGTCGAGCGCGGCCGCGGCGGCCTGTTGCGCGGCGGGGTCGGCGCTCTGCCGCTCCGGCGCCGAGCCCGTCGGTGCCGGTGACGATGACGGCGGCAGCTCGGTCAGGACCGGCCGGAAGTGCAGCAGCGTGCCGTCCTTGACGACGAAGCCGTCGCCCGAGGGTGCCGCGCGTCCGGGCACCTGGGCCGAGCAGCCGGCGACGGTGACGAGGACGGCCAGCGCCGCGAGGGAGATCCGCACGGGAGCCATTGTGGCGTCCCGGCCCCGGATCGGG
This genomic window contains:
- a CDS encoding precorrin-3B C(17)-methyltransferase; this encodes MRISLAALAVLVTVAGCSAQVPGRAAPSGDGFVVKDGTLLHFRPVLTELPPSSSPAPTGSAPERQSADPAAQQAAAAALDCPQGSPDPLAGRDDPARPLVSCDRAKGTKYVLGPAFLSGADVGWVAARLDPQSGHPVIEIRFTAAGTRTWAEWTGGNVGKQVAMVLRSRVLTAPAVQSAITGGETQISGEFTLPEARQLARDIAGG